Proteins encoded by one window of Erwinia pyrifoliae DSM 12163:
- the sufC gene encoding Fe-S cluster assembly ATPase SufC has translation MLSIKDLQVSVEDKAILRGLNLEIKPGEVHAIMGPNGSGKSTLSATLAGREDYQVTGGSVQFKGKDLLELAPEERAGEGIFMAFQYPVEIPGVSNQFFLQTSVNAVRKYRGKDALDRFDFKDFIEEKIHLLKMPEDLLTRSVNVGFSGGEKKRNDILQMAALEPDLCILDETDSGLDIDALKIVSNGVNSLRDGKRSFIIVTHYQRILDYIKPDFVHVLYQGKIVKSGDFSLVKQLEEQGYGWLTDQE, from the coding sequence ATGTTAAGCATCAAGGATTTACAGGTAAGCGTTGAAGATAAAGCTATCCTGCGTGGTTTGAATCTTGAAATCAAACCGGGTGAAGTACACGCCATTATGGGGCCGAACGGCTCCGGAAAAAGTACGCTTTCCGCAACGCTGGCAGGACGCGAGGATTACCAAGTCACCGGCGGATCTGTGCAGTTTAAAGGCAAAGACCTGCTGGAGCTGGCCCCGGAAGAGCGTGCGGGCGAAGGCATCTTTATGGCTTTCCAGTATCCGGTCGAGATCCCCGGCGTCAGTAATCAGTTTTTCCTGCAAACGTCAGTGAACGCGGTGCGTAAATACCGTGGGAAAGACGCGCTGGACCGCTTTGATTTCAAAGATTTCATCGAAGAAAAAATCCACCTGCTCAAAATGCCTGAAGATTTACTGACCCGTTCAGTCAATGTTGGTTTCTCTGGCGGTGAGAAAAAGCGCAATGATATCCTGCAGATGGCCGCCCTGGAACCGGATCTGTGTATTCTGGATGAAACTGACTCCGGCCTGGATATCGATGCGCTGAAAATTGTATCAAATGGCGTTAACAGTCTGCGTGACGGCAAACGTTCATTCATTATCGTTACGCACTACCAGCGTATTCTGGACTACATCAAGCCGGATTTTGTCCACGTATTGTATCAGGGGAAAATCGTAAAATCGGGTGATTTCTCGCTGGTGAAACAGTTGGAGGAGCAAGGCTATGGCTGGCTTACCGACCAGGAGTGA
- the pykF gene encoding pyruvate kinase PykF has protein sequence MKKTKIVCTIGPKTESEEMLTNLLDAGMNVMRLNFSHGDYQEHGKRIANLRHVMKKSGHQAAILLDTKGPEIRTMKLQGGQDASLKAGQTFTFTTDQSVIGNADTVAVTYPGFTADLQVGNTVLVDDGLIGMEVTGVTESTVVCKVLNNGDLGENKGVNLPGVSIQLPALAEKDKLDLIFGCEQGVDFVAASFIRKRSDVIEIREHLKAHGGEHIQIISKIENQEGLNNFDEILDASDGIMVARGDLGVEIPVEEVIFAQKMMIKKCNHARKVVITATQMLDSMIKNPRPTRAEAGDVANAILDGTDAVMLSGESAKGKYPLESVSIMATICERTDRVMKSRIDSQHDNRKMRITEAVCRGAVETAEKLEAPLIVVATEGGKSAKSIRKYFPNATILALTTNQQTSRQLLLSKGIITSVVEKIASTDDFYRLGKAAAEASGYAHKGEVVVMVSGALVPSGTTNTASVHVL, from the coding sequence ATGAAAAAGACTAAGATCGTTTGTACTATTGGTCCAAAGACCGAATCTGAAGAGATGCTGACCAACCTGCTGGATGCCGGCATGAACGTTATGCGTTTGAACTTTTCCCATGGGGATTACCAGGAACATGGAAAGCGTATTGCCAATCTGCGTCATGTTATGAAAAAAAGTGGCCATCAGGCAGCGATCCTTCTGGACACCAAAGGTCCGGAGATCCGTACCATGAAACTACAAGGTGGTCAGGATGCTTCGCTTAAAGCAGGACAAACCTTTACCTTCACCACCGACCAGAGCGTCATTGGTAATGCAGATACCGTTGCCGTGACCTATCCTGGCTTCACTGCGGATTTGCAAGTCGGTAACACCGTGTTGGTTGACGATGGTCTGATCGGCATGGAAGTAACCGGAGTGACGGAAAGCACCGTTGTCTGTAAGGTACTGAATAACGGCGATCTGGGTGAGAACAAAGGCGTTAACTTACCCGGCGTTTCTATCCAGCTTCCTGCTCTGGCAGAGAAAGATAAGCTTGACCTTATTTTTGGCTGCGAGCAGGGTGTCGATTTCGTTGCTGCTTCATTTATCCGCAAGCGATCTGACGTGATTGAGATCCGTGAACACCTGAAAGCGCACGGCGGTGAACATATCCAGATCATCTCTAAAATAGAAAATCAGGAAGGTCTTAACAACTTCGATGAAATCCTCGATGCCTCAGACGGCATCATGGTTGCGCGCGGGGACCTGGGCGTAGAGATCCCGGTGGAGGAAGTGATTTTTGCACAGAAGATGATGATCAAAAAGTGCAACCATGCACGTAAAGTGGTCATCACCGCCACCCAGATGCTTGATTCAATGATTAAAAACCCACGCCCTACCCGCGCGGAAGCTGGCGACGTTGCTAACGCTATTCTCGATGGTACTGACGCAGTGATGCTGTCGGGTGAAAGCGCGAAAGGCAAATATCCGCTGGAGTCCGTCAGCATCATGGCGACCATTTGCGAACGTACCGATCGCGTAATGAAAAGCCGCATTGATTCACAGCATGACAACCGTAAGATGCGCATCACTGAAGCAGTGTGCCGTGGTGCAGTTGAAACGGCCGAAAAGCTGGAAGCTCCTCTGATTGTTGTGGCCACCGAAGGCGGCAAGTCAGCGAAGTCGATCCGTAAATACTTCCCTAATGCCACTATCCTTGCGCTGACAACCAACCAGCAAACCTCTCGTCAGCTGCTGTTGAGCAAAGGGATTATCACGTCGGTCGTAGAGAAGATCGCTTCCACGGATGATTTCTACCGTCTTGGTAAAGCTGCCGCTGAAGCGAGCGGATACGCGCACAAAGGTGAAGTGGTCGTCATGGTTTCCGGTGCGCTGGTACCGAGCGGAACCACCAATACCGCCTCGGTGCACGTACTCTGA
- a CDS encoding MATE family efflux transporter: protein MQKYLSEAGQLLALAIPVILAQVAQTSMGFVDTVMAGAVSATDMAAVAVGTSIWLPAILFGHGILLALTPVVAQLNGSGRRDLIAHQVRQAYWLAAMVSVLIMVVLYNAGYLIGAMHNVDPLLSQKAIGYLHALLWGAPGYLFFQVARDRCEGLSKTKPAMVVGFLGLLVNIPLNYVFIHGHLGMPALGGVGCGVATASVYWVMFIVMKAWSNRAKSMRDLHLPQRFSAPDWKTIGRLTGLGLPVALALFFEVTLFAVVALLVSPLGIVNVAGHQIALNFSSLMFVLPLSLGVATTIRVGHRLGQGSAEEAKVAAWTAQGVGMCMACVTALFTINFREQIAELYTDDPQVITMAAQLMLLAAVYQFSDSVQVIGSGVLRGYKDTRSIFFITFIAYWILGLPVGYLLAMTDLVLPAMGPAGFWIGFIIGLTSSAIMMIWRMRRLQREPDAMLLARAAR, encoded by the coding sequence GTGCAGAAGTACCTCTCAGAGGCGGGTCAGTTATTAGCCCTGGCTATCCCGGTGATCCTTGCGCAGGTTGCGCAAACATCCATGGGCTTCGTTGATACAGTGATGGCAGGTGCCGTAAGCGCCACGGATATGGCCGCCGTTGCAGTAGGAACCTCAATCTGGTTGCCTGCTATTCTTTTTGGCCACGGAATACTGCTGGCCTTAACCCCGGTGGTGGCACAGCTTAACGGCTCTGGCCGCCGCGACCTGATTGCCCATCAGGTACGCCAGGCTTACTGGCTGGCGGCAATGGTTTCCGTGCTGATCATGGTCGTATTGTATAATGCCGGCTATCTGATCGGAGCCATGCACAATGTTGACCCGCTGTTATCGCAAAAGGCCATCGGTTATCTGCATGCCCTGCTCTGGGGTGCGCCGGGCTACCTGTTCTTTCAGGTAGCCCGCGATCGGTGTGAAGGGCTGTCAAAAACCAAACCGGCGATGGTCGTGGGTTTTCTCGGTCTGCTGGTCAATATTCCACTCAATTACGTCTTTATTCATGGCCATTTGGGCATGCCTGCCCTCGGTGGCGTCGGCTGCGGAGTGGCTACCGCTTCGGTATATTGGGTGATGTTTATCGTCATGAAAGCCTGGAGTAACCGGGCAAAATCTATGCGTGACCTCCACCTGCCGCAGCGCTTTAGCGCCCCCGACTGGAAAACGATAGGTCGTCTGACCGGCCTTGGCCTGCCTGTGGCACTTGCACTTTTTTTTGAAGTGACGTTGTTCGCCGTGGTGGCGTTACTGGTATCACCATTGGGGATTGTCAATGTGGCCGGGCATCAAATTGCACTGAACTTCAGCTCACTGATGTTTGTACTGCCGTTATCGCTGGGCGTGGCAACCACTATCCGCGTTGGCCACCGTCTGGGACAAGGGTCGGCAGAAGAGGCAAAAGTGGCTGCATGGACGGCTCAGGGCGTAGGCATGTGTATGGCCTGTGTAACCGCGCTGTTTACCATCAACTTTCGCGAGCAAATCGCCGAGCTGTATACTGATGATCCGCAAGTTATCACCATGGCAGCTCAGCTGATGCTACTGGCAGCCGTTTACCAGTTCTCTGACTCTGTACAGGTGATAGGCAGCGGCGTGCTACGAGGTTATAAAGATACCCGTTCGATCTTCTTTATCACTTTCATCGCCTACTGGATCCTCGGCTTGCCGGTAGGTTATCTGCTGGCGATGACAGACCTGGTGCTGCCGGCAATGGGGCCAGCTGGATTCTGGATCGGCTTCATTATCGGTCTTACCTCATCTGCCATTATGATGATTTGGCGTATGCGCCGCCTGCAACGCGAGCCAGATGCGATGCTCCTGGCGCGCGCAGCGCGTTGA
- the cfa gene encoding cyclopropane fatty acyl phospholipid synthase, which produces MSSSCIEDESLGDNQWYRIVQEILSKADIQVNGSRPSDIQVSNPDFFKRVLQEGSLGLGESYMDGWWECERLDIFFQRALNAHLDRQLPHHFKDTLRIAASRLTNLQSRKRAWIVGKEHYDLGNDLFTKILDPYMQYSCGYWKRAETLDQAQEAKLELICAKLQLKPDMTLLDIGCGWGGLAEYAARHYGVSVVGVTISVEQQKLAQQRCEGLSVDILLQDYRDLSQQFDRIVSVGMFEHVGPKNYATYFDVVDRNLKPDGVFLLHTIGASNTNDHVDPWINKYIFPNGCLPSVRHIADASEPHFVMEDWHNMGADYDVTLMSWYQRFLTTWPQLSDKYGERFKRMFSYYLNACAGAFRARDIQLWQVVFTRGTEGGIRVAR; this is translated from the coding sequence ATGAGTTCATCATGTATTGAAGATGAAAGCCTGGGGGATAATCAGTGGTACCGAATCGTCCAGGAAATATTGAGTAAGGCCGATATTCAAGTTAACGGATCCCGCCCCTCTGACATTCAGGTGAGTAACCCTGACTTCTTTAAGCGAGTGCTGCAGGAAGGTTCATTAGGGCTGGGTGAAAGCTATATGGATGGCTGGTGGGAGTGCGAACGCCTGGATATTTTTTTTCAGCGCGCGCTCAATGCCCACCTTGACCGACAGCTTCCCCATCATTTTAAAGATACATTGCGTATCGCCGCTTCACGTTTAACTAATTTACAGTCTCGCAAACGTGCCTGGATAGTGGGTAAAGAACATTATGATCTGGGTAACGATCTCTTCACCAAAATACTGGACCCGTACATGCAGTATTCCTGTGGTTACTGGAAACGAGCTGAAACGCTTGATCAGGCTCAAGAGGCGAAGCTGGAGCTGATTTGTGCAAAACTACAACTTAAGCCCGATATGACGCTTTTAGACATTGGCTGTGGCTGGGGAGGTCTGGCTGAATACGCTGCACGTCATTACGGCGTTAGCGTCGTGGGTGTCACTATTTCTGTCGAGCAGCAGAAATTGGCTCAGCAGCGCTGCGAAGGCCTGAGCGTAGATATCCTGCTGCAGGATTATCGCGACCTCAGTCAGCAATTTGACCGCATCGTTTCCGTGGGTATGTTTGAACACGTCGGCCCGAAAAATTATGCTACCTATTTTGACGTGGTCGATCGTAATCTGAAACCCGATGGCGTCTTCCTGCTGCACACTATTGGAGCCAGTAATACTAACGATCACGTCGACCCGTGGATTAACAAATACATTTTCCCCAATGGCTGCCTGCCCTCGGTGCGCCATATCGCTGACGCCAGCGAGCCACATTTTGTCATGGAAGACTGGCATAACATGGGGGCTGATTATGACGTCACGCTGATGAGCTGGTATCAGCGTTTTCTGACAACCTGGCCGCAGCTGTCAGACAAATATGGCGAGCGTTTCAAACGTATGTTCTCTTACTATCTTAATGCCTGCGCTGGCGCATTTCGTGCCAGAGATATTCAACTCTGGCAAGTGGTCTTTACCCGTGGAACAGAGGGTGGGATCCGCGTAGCGCGTTAA
- a CDS encoding major outer membrane lipoprotein, whose translation MNRTKLVLGAVILGSTLLAGCSSNAKIDQLSTDVQTLNAKVDQLSNDVTAIRSDVQAAKDDAARANQRLDNQAHSYRK comes from the coding sequence ATGAATCGTACTAAACTGGTGCTGGGCGCGGTAATCCTGGGTTCAACTCTGCTGGCTGGTTGCTCAAGCAACGCTAAAATTGACCAGCTGTCTACCGACGTTCAGACTCTGAACGCAAAAGTTGACCAGCTGAGCAACGACGTGACTGCAATCCGTTCTGACGTTCAGGCTGCCAAAGATGACGCAGCACGCGCTAACCAGCGTCTGGACAACCAGGCTCACTCTTACCGTAAGTAA
- a CDS encoding riboflavin synthase gives MFTGIVQGTAEVLAIEEKPNFRTHVVKMPPELLHGLQLGASVSHNGCCLTVTGVEGDRVSFDLIKETLRITNLGTLNVGDTVNVERAAKFSDEIGGHLMSGHIMTTAEITRILTAENNREIWFKPQDVSQMKYILHKGYIGIDGISLTVGEVTRTKFCVHLIPETLARTTLGSKRLGQRVNIEIDPQTQAIVETVERVLARREAELLAATVAEEQGNASRE, from the coding sequence ATGTTTACAGGTATTGTGCAGGGCACCGCCGAGGTGCTGGCGATTGAAGAGAAACCTAATTTTCGTACTCACGTAGTCAAAATGCCGCCGGAACTCCTGCATGGTTTGCAGCTGGGGGCATCGGTTTCACATAATGGCTGTTGCCTGACGGTGACCGGCGTGGAAGGCGATCGCGTGAGCTTTGATCTGATAAAGGAGACGCTTCGTATCACCAATCTCGGTACCCTGAATGTCGGTGACACGGTTAACGTAGAGCGTGCCGCAAAATTCAGTGATGAAATCGGCGGTCATCTGATGTCCGGTCATATTATGACTACCGCCGAAATTACCAGAATACTCACTGCGGAAAATAACCGCGAGATCTGGTTTAAGCCGCAGGATGTCAGCCAGATGAAATATATTTTGCATAAGGGATATATAGGCATCGACGGTATCAGCCTGACCGTTGGTGAGGTGACGCGGACTAAATTCTGTGTGCATCTGATCCCGGAAACTCTGGCGCGTACCACCCTGGGCAGCAAACGACTTGGTCAGCGGGTGAACATCGAAATCGATCCGCAGACGCAGGCGATAGTTGAAACCGTTGAGCGGGTACTGGCGCGCCGTGAAGCAGAGCTGCTAGCTGCCACGGTGGCAGAAGAACAGGGTAATGCTTCCCGGGAGTAG
- the sufS gene encoding cysteine desulfurase SufS, translated as MSFDLARVRAQFPLLAREVNGQPLAYLDSAASAQKPQAVIDAECHFYQHGYAAVHRGIHTLSAEATTAMEDVRVQAAAFLNAASAEEIVFVKGTTEAINLVANSWGGSQLQPGDNIIITEMEHHANIVPWQMVAQRTGVEVRFIPVTAQGELDIAQLPALMDSRTRLLAVTHVSNVLGTENPVKALVAQAKAAGVVTLIDGAQAVMHQAVDVQELGCDFYVFSGHKIYGPTGIGILYGRKALLDQMPPWEGGGSMIATVSLTSGTTYAAAPWRFEAGSPNTAAIIGLGAALKWIGELGLDVISQREQQLMRYALDNLAKVPDIIIYGPSQRSGVVAFNLGKHHAFDVGSFLDQYGIAIRTGHHCAMPLMQYYQVPAMCRASFVLYNSEEEVDRLVAGLTRIHRLLG; from the coding sequence ATGAGTTTTGACCTTGCCCGCGTGCGCGCGCAGTTTCCGCTGCTGGCGCGTGAGGTCAACGGACAGCCGCTGGCCTACCTTGACAGTGCTGCCAGCGCGCAAAAACCGCAGGCAGTGATCGATGCAGAGTGCCATTTCTACCAGCACGGCTACGCCGCCGTGCATCGCGGTATTCATACCCTGAGCGCCGAAGCCACTACCGCGATGGAGGACGTGCGCGTTCAGGCCGCCGCCTTCCTGAATGCAGCCAGCGCGGAAGAGATCGTGTTTGTCAAAGGGACAACAGAAGCGATCAACCTGGTAGCCAATAGTTGGGGCGGTAGTCAGCTGCAACCCGGTGACAACATCATTATTACTGAGATGGAGCACCACGCTAACATTGTTCCCTGGCAGATGGTCGCACAGCGCACCGGCGTTGAAGTGCGCTTTATTCCCGTTACGGCGCAAGGGGAGCTGGATATCGCCCAGCTGCCGGCTTTGATGGATAGCCGCACCCGCCTGCTGGCGGTGACCCATGTTTCAAACGTACTGGGCACGGAAAATCCGGTAAAGGCGCTGGTTGCTCAGGCGAAAGCCGCTGGAGTGGTGACGCTCATTGATGGTGCTCAGGCGGTGATGCACCAGGCCGTGGACGTGCAGGAGCTGGGCTGCGATTTTTATGTTTTCTCCGGACATAAAATTTACGGCCCAACCGGCATCGGGATCCTGTACGGCCGCAAGGCTTTGCTCGACCAGATGCCGCCGTGGGAAGGTGGCGGCTCAATGATTGCCACCGTCAGCCTGACCAGCGGCACCACTTACGCTGCAGCACCCTGGCGTTTTGAGGCCGGCTCGCCGAATACCGCTGCCATTATCGGTTTAGGCGCTGCGCTGAAATGGATTGGCGAACTGGGGCTGGATGTTATCAGTCAGCGCGAACAGCAGCTGATGCGCTACGCGCTGGATAACCTGGCAAAGGTGCCTGATATCATTATTTATGGCCCATCACAGCGTAGTGGGGTTGTCGCTTTTAATCTCGGTAAACACCATGCGTTTGACGTCGGGAGTTTTCTCGATCAGTACGGTATTGCCATTCGTACCGGACATCACTGTGCGATGCCGCTTATGCAGTATTACCAGGTGCCGGCCATGTGTCGGGCCTCTTTTGTGCTGTACAACAGTGAAGAAGAAGTTGACCGCCTGGTCGCGGGTTTGACCCGTATCCACCGTTTGCTTGGCTGA
- the punC gene encoding purine nucleoside transporter PunC, with amino-acid sequence MYSKGFMIYLALLSMLGFLATDMYLPAFGVMQQDLHTPAGAISASLSIFLAGFACAQLVWGPLSDRIGRKPVLLMGLSLFAIGCAAMLWVNSAASLLAWRFVQAVGVCAAAVSWQALVVDRYSAARANRVFATIMPLVALSPALAPLLGAWLLAHFSWQSIFVTLLLITLLLLVPTLRLPSPPRGDKSAPEIAAPGFVTLLKSPLYSGNVAIYAACSASFFAWLTGSPFILGSLGLSPADIGLSYVPQTVAFLIGGFSCRALLSRFAARKILPWLLMFYSLSIVTLWLIAQHPQPALWALMLPFCGMAMANGAIYPIVVSSALLPFPHATGKAAALQNMLQLGLCFLASMVVSSLIDAALDATVLVMLATILIAAVGYFVQRTAERELVLRTEKITPEINPTNS; translated from the coding sequence ATGTATTCTAAAGGTTTTATGATTTACCTTGCGCTGCTAAGCATGCTGGGTTTCCTTGCCACCGATATGTACCTGCCCGCATTTGGTGTGATGCAGCAAGATCTGCATACTCCAGCCGGGGCTATCAGCGCCAGCCTGAGTATTTTTCTGGCCGGTTTTGCCTGTGCGCAACTGGTATGGGGGCCTCTTTCAGACCGCATCGGGCGTAAGCCAGTACTGTTGATGGGTCTGAGTCTGTTTGCTATCGGCTGTGCCGCCATGCTTTGGGTTAATTCAGCGGCTTCGCTGCTGGCATGGCGATTTGTGCAGGCTGTCGGCGTCTGTGCTGCGGCCGTAAGCTGGCAGGCTCTGGTCGTTGACCGCTACAGCGCTGCCCGGGCCAACCGTGTGTTTGCCACCATCATGCCGCTGGTCGCGCTCTCCCCGGCGCTGGCCCCGCTGTTGGGTGCCTGGCTGTTAGCGCATTTTTCATGGCAGTCCATCTTCGTTACGCTGTTACTGATTACTCTGCTGCTGCTGGTGCCTACCTTGCGCCTGCCATCACCACCACGGGGGGATAAAAGCGCGCCTGAAATCGCCGCTCCCGGTTTTGTAACCCTGCTTAAATCCCCCCTGTACAGCGGTAATGTCGCAATCTATGCGGCCTGTTCTGCCAGCTTCTTCGCCTGGCTTACCGGTTCACCGTTTATTTTGGGTAGTTTAGGGCTTTCACCTGCCGATATTGGCCTGAGCTATGTGCCGCAAACGGTCGCTTTCCTTATTGGTGGCTTTAGCTGTCGCGCGCTTTTAAGTCGATTCGCCGCGCGCAAGATCCTCCCCTGGCTGCTGATGTTCTACAGTCTGAGCATTGTTACGCTCTGGCTGATTGCGCAACATCCCCAGCCTGCTCTGTGGGCTCTTATGCTGCCGTTCTGCGGCATGGCAATGGCGAATGGCGCAATCTACCCTATTGTTGTGTCCAGCGCCCTGCTGCCCTTCCCTCATGCCACCGGTAAAGCGGCCGCCTTGCAGAATATGTTGCAGCTTGGCCTGTGCTTTCTCGCCAGCATGGTCGTATCTTCATTGATTGATGCAGCTCTGGATGCCACCGTGCTGGTGATGCTGGCCACCATTTTAATCGCAGCCGTGGGCTATTTTGTGCAGCGCACGGCGGAGCGTGAACTCGTGTTGCGAACGGAAAAAATCACGCCTGAAATCAACCCAACAAATAGTTAG
- the sufD gene encoding Fe-S cluster assembly protein SufD: MAGLPTRSDVALQQWHHLFETRGESRSMQAQQHWQQLLRAGLPTRKQEDWKYTPLDQLLNNQFVLPEPAALDAEAIKALALPIDAVRLVFIDGRFSPELSDSEHDLFTIQMVQAAERRELNEPVHPEVFLHLTESLAEQVTLIQLARGKAAARPLYLLHISSGSSTGELNTSHYRHHLQLDEAAEATVIEHYVSLDAEPHFTGARFTAEVGNNAALTHYNLAFEDCRSYHFSHNDLTLGRDTRVQSHSFLLGAGLTRHHTSTRLNGEGSDLAINSLMLPMDKEVCDSRTWLEHNKGYCQSRQLHKTIVRDRARAVFNGIIKVARHALKTDGQMSNNNLLLGRLAEVDTKPQLEIYADDVKCGHGATIGRIDEEQMFYLRSRGIDEAAAQRMIIYAFAAELTEAITDETLKEAVIQRIAQRFPGGLQ, from the coding sequence ATGGCTGGCTTACCGACCAGGAGTGATGTTGCCCTGCAACAGTGGCACCACCTGTTTGAAACGCGCGGTGAAAGCCGTTCAATGCAGGCACAGCAGCACTGGCAGCAGCTGCTGCGCGCAGGCCTGCCCACGCGTAAACAGGAAGATTGGAAATATACGCCGCTGGATCAACTGCTGAATAACCAGTTTGTTCTGCCGGAGCCTGCCGCGCTGGATGCAGAAGCGATCAAAGCGCTGGCTTTACCCATCGATGCGGTACGCCTGGTCTTTATTGACGGGCGTTTCTCGCCTGAGCTAAGCGACAGCGAGCACGATCTGTTCACCATCCAGATGGTCCAGGCGGCTGAGCGTCGTGAACTGAACGAGCCTGTACATCCGGAAGTGTTCCTGCATTTAACTGAAAGCCTGGCAGAGCAGGTGACCCTTATCCAGTTGGCTCGCGGCAAAGCGGCAGCCCGGCCTCTCTATTTGCTGCATATCAGTAGCGGTAGCAGCACCGGTGAGCTAAACACGTCACATTACCGTCATCATTTGCAGTTGGACGAAGCTGCCGAAGCCACGGTTATTGAGCACTATGTCAGCCTGGATGCGGAGCCGCATTTTACCGGCGCGCGTTTTACCGCTGAAGTGGGCAATAATGCTGCGCTGACCCATTACAATCTGGCATTTGAAGATTGCCGCAGCTATCACTTTTCTCACAATGACCTGACGCTTGGGCGTGACACACGCGTGCAGAGTCACAGCTTCCTGCTGGGAGCCGGCCTGACTCGTCACCACACCAGCACCCGGCTAAATGGTGAAGGTTCCGATCTGGCGATCAACAGCCTGATGCTGCCAATGGACAAAGAAGTTTGCGACAGCCGTACCTGGCTGGAACATAACAAAGGTTACTGCCAGAGTCGCCAGCTGCATAAAACCATCGTTCGCGACCGCGCCCGTGCGGTGTTTAACGGCATCATTAAAGTGGCCAGGCACGCGTTAAAGACCGACGGCCAGATGAGCAATAACAATCTTCTGCTGGGTCGTCTTGCCGAGGTGGATACCAAACCACAGCTGGAAATCTATGCGGATGACGTAAAGTGTGGTCACGGGGCGACGATAGGGCGTATCGACGAAGAGCAGATGTTCTATCTGCGCTCGCGCGGTATTGATGAAGCCGCCGCACAGCGCATGATTATCTATGCGTTTGCTGCTGAATTAACCGAAGCGATTACGGATGAAACGCTAAAAGAAGCCGTGATCCAGCGCATCGCGCAGCGTTTCCCGGGAGGCCTGCAATGA
- the sufE gene encoding cysteine desulfuration protein SufE, with amino-acid sequence MATLPDKEKLLRNFKRCANQEEKYLYIIELGARLPASDDLLHQPENIIPGCQSQVWMIVDTDENGRVRLQGDSDAALVKGLIAIVFALYQSMTPGEIVEFDVRPWFADLSLTQQLTPSRSQGMEAMIRAIRQKAQALSHG; translated from the coding sequence ATGGCAACTCTGCCAGATAAAGAAAAGCTGCTGCGCAATTTCAAACGCTGCGCCAACCAGGAAGAGAAGTATCTGTACATCATCGAGTTGGGAGCCAGACTGCCGGCCAGCGATGACTTGCTACATCAGCCGGAAAACATTATTCCGGGTTGCCAAAGCCAGGTGTGGATGATTGTTGATACTGATGAAAATGGCCGTGTAAGGCTGCAGGGTGACAGTGATGCCGCCCTGGTTAAAGGGCTGATTGCCATTGTCTTTGCCCTCTATCAATCAATGACGCCAGGGGAAATTGTCGAATTCGACGTGCGCCCGTGGTTTGCCGATCTCTCACTGACCCAGCAACTGACGCCATCGCGTTCACAGGGGATGGAAGCGATGATCCGCGCCATTCGCCAGAAAGCGCAGGCTTTAAGCCACGGCTAA